A window from Chitinophaga filiformis encodes these proteins:
- a CDS encoding MFS transporter, whose translation MEISARIGSRKTLLTILGSAAFMVLLQAYLVAPLVPVLTHDFQSTDAITGLAVPAYTIPYGLSTLFYGPLSDRLGRKPVLLTLLGLMALSMFLIALSPTIEIFLLLRVVTGITTGGIVPISIALFGDIYPFAERGKPLGVLYGAMAGGMTFGSTLGAYLNPLIGWRSEFVTTGGLCLILFLWAASEHRNFPAKSPAGTTLKEVFSNAKALMQRRQSRSLYAYVFLNGVFHSGVFAWLGYFFKLKFNLDDQGIGLALLGYGVPGMLLGISIGNAADKYGRQRLIPIGLALGALSVCLLAFKLPLLAAAAAVTVLSLGYDMTQPLFAGMVTSLVDHSKRGQAVGLSACMLFLGYGTGALVFQWFMTWGLDMALIVFAIFEALLFLFALRLFKFSWS comes from the coding sequence ATGGAAATCTCTGCCCGGATCGGATCGAGAAAAACGCTGCTGACCATTTTAGGGTCAGCAGCGTTTATGGTTCTCTTGCAGGCCTATCTTGTTGCTCCCCTTGTGCCTGTACTTACCCATGACTTTCAAAGCACAGATGCGATAACGGGGCTTGCCGTACCTGCTTATACCATTCCCTACGGGTTATCCACCTTGTTCTATGGACCATTGTCTGATCGGCTTGGACGTAAACCGGTTTTGTTGACTTTACTCGGATTAATGGCATTGTCTATGTTTTTGATTGCTTTATCGCCGACTATTGAAATCTTTTTGCTTCTAAGGGTGGTAACTGGAATAACAACAGGTGGTATCGTACCTATATCCATAGCCTTGTTTGGGGATATCTATCCCTTTGCAGAAAGAGGAAAGCCGTTGGGGGTACTCTATGGTGCAATGGCAGGTGGCATGACCTTCGGATCAACACTTGGTGCCTATCTAAATCCATTAATTGGTTGGCGTTCGGAGTTTGTCACTACCGGAGGTCTTTGCCTGATCCTGTTTCTATGGGCTGCATCTGAACATAGGAACTTCCCAGCCAAATCGCCTGCAGGAACTACTCTGAAAGAAGTGTTCAGTAATGCTAAGGCATTAATGCAGCGAAGGCAGTCCCGGTCCTTATACGCATACGTATTCCTGAACGGCGTCTTTCACTCTGGCGTATTTGCCTGGCTTGGCTACTTTTTTAAACTGAAATTTAACTTAGATGATCAAGGTATAGGTCTTGCTTTGCTGGGCTATGGTGTACCTGGTATGCTACTAGGCATTAGTATTGGCAATGCTGCCGATAAATATGGCCGCCAACGCCTGATTCCAATCGGATTGGCGCTCGGTGCGCTAAGCGTTTGTTTACTTGCGTTTAAACTTCCTCTTCTGGCTGCAGCCGCAGCAGTAACGGTGCTGTCACTGGGTTATGATATGACTCAACCATTATTTGCAGGCATGGTCACTTCACTGGTCGATCACTCAAAGCGTGGACAAGCGGTTGGTCTGAGCGCTTGTATGTTATTTCTTGGCTATGGGACCGGCGCATTGGTTTTTCAATGGTTCATGACCTGGGGCTTAGATATGGCATTAATCGTATTTGCCATTTTCGAAGCTTTGCTTTTTCTTTTTGCCCTACGGCTTTTCAAATTCAGCTGGTCATAA
- a CDS encoding 23S rRNA (pseudouridine(1915)-N(3))-methyltransferase RlmH, with amino-acid sequence MKIQLWSIGKENDPYIKEGIAVFQKRLQHYVDFELKLIPTVKQAASLSVPELKKQEGRMILDMLQPQDYLVALDEYGKMQTTLQLADFLQQRANAATRQVIFLIGGAFGLDAAVLERAQLKLSLSPLTFPHQLVRLIMTEQLYRAYTVLNREKYHHQ; translated from the coding sequence GTGAAAATACAGCTCTGGAGTATCGGAAAAGAAAACGACCCTTACATTAAAGAGGGCATCGCTGTTTTCCAAAAGCGATTGCAGCACTATGTAGATTTTGAACTGAAACTGATCCCCACAGTTAAACAGGCCGCCAGTCTTTCCGTTCCCGAGCTGAAGAAACAGGAAGGCAGGATGATACTGGATATGCTGCAGCCACAGGATTATCTTGTAGCCCTGGATGAATATGGTAAAATGCAAACAACGCTGCAACTGGCAGATTTCCTGCAACAGCGGGCGAATGCGGCTACCAGGCAGGTCATCTTTCTGATAGGCGGGGCTTTCGGGCTGGATGCCGCCGTACTGGAAAGGGCGCAATTAAAGTTATCCCTCTCTCCCCTCACCTTTCCTCACCAGCTGGTGAGACTGATCATGACAGAGCAGCTTTACAGGGCATATACAGTACTGAACAGGGAGAAATACCATCATCAGTAA
- a CDS encoding rhomboid family intramembrane serine protease gives MDMTISIAIIIITCIISITSFNNEKRIDDLSMWPSMVKEKNQYYRFITSGFVHADFMHLAFNMFTLYFFGSFIENMFFLIFKGKGYYLLFYALALVLSDIPTYIKHKNNYGYRTIGASGAVSAVVFAAILFQPWAKILVFFIPMPAILYGIVYLGYTIYMSRRGGPTGINHDAHLWGAVFGILFPLIFEPRIGLLFLDQLMHGYR, from the coding sequence ATGGACATGACAATCAGCATCGCGATTATTATCATTACCTGTATCATTTCGATCACTTCGTTTAATAACGAAAAGCGGATAGATGACCTGAGCATGTGGCCATCTATGGTAAAAGAAAAGAACCAATACTACAGGTTCATCACGTCAGGGTTCGTGCATGCCGATTTTATGCACCTTGCCTTCAACATGTTCACGCTTTACTTCTTCGGGAGTTTCATTGAAAACATGTTCTTCCTGATATTTAAAGGCAAAGGATATTACCTGCTGTTTTATGCGCTGGCACTGGTACTCTCAGATATTCCCACATATATCAAACATAAGAACAATTACGGTTACCGGACCATCGGTGCGTCAGGAGCTGTTTCTGCGGTAGTATTTGCCGCTATTCTTTTCCAGCCATGGGCAAAGATCCTGGTATTCTTCATTCCCATGCCTGCTATTCTGTATGGTATAGTGTATCTCGGCTATACGATTTATATGTCCCGCCGCGGCGGCCCTACGGGAATTAATCATGATGCCCATTTGTGGGGCGCTGTATTTGGCATCCTTTTCCCACTGATATTTGAGCCAAGGATCGGTTTATTGTTTCTTGATCAGCTGATGCACGGTTACAGATAA
- a CDS encoding STAS domain-containing protein, with the protein MKLDTAKILQKRKKQILELWMKNQLVDFSLREDLMSNEELTLQSEELVNVLLQNLNSDNLEDVQSASFEPLYEVLESISLSRAKMGYSPRETGTFVFSLKDALLSVLQQEIKNDPLQLLEESLKVSKLIDSLGVVTFETFIKGREEVILRQTDEIAEISTPVIRVWDGIVAMPIIGTLDSARTQVVMENLLQEIVATSSSIAILDISGVPAVDSLVAQHLIKTVSATRLMGAECIISGIRPEIAQTVVHLGIDLSGIVTKATLASALRYAFALMQMEVKRTIVKTKAGIDG; encoded by the coding sequence ATGAAGCTAGACACAGCTAAGATCTTACAGAAAAGGAAAAAGCAGATTCTCGAATTGTGGATGAAGAACCAATTAGTGGATTTTTCTCTACGGGAGGACCTCATGTCAAACGAAGAGCTGACCCTACAGTCAGAAGAGCTCGTAAATGTTTTATTACAAAATTTAAATAGTGATAACCTGGAGGATGTACAATCTGCCTCCTTCGAACCACTGTATGAGGTCCTTGAGTCTATTTCCCTCTCCAGGGCCAAAATGGGTTATTCTCCACGGGAGACAGGTACTTTTGTGTTCAGCCTTAAAGATGCCTTACTCTCCGTTCTTCAGCAGGAGATTAAAAATGATCCGCTTCAGTTGCTGGAAGAAAGCCTGAAAGTGAGTAAACTGATAGACAGCCTTGGGGTGGTAACCTTCGAAACCTTCATCAAAGGAAGGGAAGAGGTCATTCTCCGGCAGACGGATGAAATAGCGGAGATCTCCACCCCTGTTATCCGCGTATGGGATGGCATTGTGGCCATGCCTATCATCGGCACACTGGACAGCGCCCGTACACAGGTGGTAATGGAAAACCTGTTACAGGAAATTGTTGCCACTTCCAGCAGCATCGCTATCCTCGATATTTCCGGCGTACCCGCCGTAGACTCTCTCGTAGCACAACACCTTATCAAAACAGTCAGCGCAACCCGGCTGATGGGCGCAGAGTGCATCATCAGCGGCATCCGCCCTGAAATAGCACAGACGGTGGTGCACCTTGGTATAGACCTTTCCGGCATTGTAACAAAAGCAACCCTCGCCAGTGCGTTAAGATATGCGTTTGCACTGATGCAGATGGAAGTAAAAAGAACAATTGTAAAAACAAAAGCGGGCATTGATGGATAA
- a CDS encoding STAS domain-containing protein — translation MDKIPILKIGHFLMVAIQVDLYDRLALNLESDLVQAVSKTGARGVLIDISSVSIVDSFMGRILGNIAGMSKILDAETVIVGMQPAVAITLVELGLPLKGVQTALNVEKGMELLQKKIHITETEEEAIDDDSTLQ, via the coding sequence ATGGATAAAATACCGATCCTCAAAATTGGGCATTTTCTCATGGTGGCGATCCAGGTGGATCTATATGACCGGCTTGCACTCAATCTGGAATCAGACCTGGTACAGGCGGTAAGTAAAACGGGCGCCAGGGGCGTATTGATAGATATATCTTCCGTTTCAATAGTAGACTCCTTTATGGGCCGGATACTGGGGAATATTGCCGGTATGAGCAAAATACTGGATGCAGAGACAGTGATAGTGGGCATGCAGCCTGCTGTTGCTATTACTTTAGTTGAACTCGGTTTGCCCTTGAAAGGTGTGCAAACAGCGCTGAATGTCGAAAAAGGAATGGAGCTCCTCCAGAAAAAAATTCACATCACAGAAACAGAAGAAGAAGCTATAGACGATGATAGTACTCTCCAGTGA
- a CDS encoding anti-sigma regulatory factor: MIVLSSDNIRITKELDMVLFRNRLKEFAVKIGMSLVNQTKLITAASELSRNMLRYAGGGAVLIEIVNGQRQNGLRVTFSDTGPGIPDIDKAMKDGFSTGKSLGLGLPGAKRLVNDFDIKSTVGKGTTIIITKWKNG, encoded by the coding sequence ATGATAGTACTCTCCAGTGATAATATCCGTATAACGAAAGAACTGGATATGGTGCTTTTCAGGAACAGGTTGAAAGAGTTTGCTGTCAAAATAGGCATGAGCCTTGTTAATCAGACAAAACTGATCACTGCTGCCAGCGAACTTTCAAGGAATATGCTCCGTTACGCCGGAGGAGGTGCTGTCCTCATTGAAATAGTAAATGGTCAACGGCAAAATGGATTGCGCGTTACCTTTTCGGACACAGGTCCGGGCATACCCGATATTGATAAGGCCATGAAAGACGGCTTTTCTACCGGCAAGAGCCTGGGATTGGGACTACCCGGGGCCAAACGCCTCGTGAACGATTTTGATATTAAAAGCACAGTAGGTAAAGGAACTACCATCATCATCACCAAATGGAAGAATGGGTAA
- a CDS encoding ATP-binding SpoIIE family protein phosphatase: MEEWVTGRHISFNLDDRSYLAILKREVHRLSIQCGLTEKKVAEIDIVVAEIGSNILKHAGSGEVLVMLSDTPQPAIEIIAIDNGPGITDLARMMQDGISTTKTLGHGLGAVKRLSDFLQIYSVKGWGTILLSRFFIKPAEQYPPKPGPEIRTLLVAKPGEKVCGDDYYVRADTAGVRVFLGDGLGHGIEAKKAVAAAVYSFRYCMLSDLGEVLRQIHDDVKRTRGLVGTAAVYSHKTLTWKICGIGNIHTRMLTAAAARTHLPYNGIIGHNIPRTINEQEVVHEPGKEQVLVLCSDGLRTRWDMMKYPAIFRYDMSVLAAALYKDNARKTDDMSVVIVKVK; encoded by the coding sequence ATGGAAGAATGGGTAACCGGACGGCATATCAGTTTTAATTTAGATGACAGAAGCTACCTGGCCATCCTGAAACGCGAAGTGCACCGTCTTTCTATACAATGCGGACTGACGGAAAAGAAAGTAGCAGAGATCGATATTGTCGTAGCCGAAATTGGCTCCAATATCCTCAAACACGCCGGTAGCGGAGAGGTATTAGTCATGCTTTCAGATACCCCACAGCCAGCCATCGAGATAATAGCAATAGATAACGGACCAGGCATTACAGATCTCGCCAGGATGATGCAGGATGGAATATCAACTACCAAAACGCTCGGTCATGGATTAGGAGCAGTAAAACGGCTTTCAGATTTCCTGCAGATCTATTCTGTAAAGGGCTGGGGCACGATACTATTGTCAAGGTTCTTTATCAAACCCGCGGAACAATATCCTCCGAAACCGGGGCCTGAGATCAGGACCCTGCTGGTAGCAAAGCCGGGCGAGAAAGTGTGCGGCGACGATTACTATGTCAGGGCTGACACGGCCGGTGTAAGGGTGTTCCTGGGAGACGGACTGGGACATGGTATAGAAGCGAAAAAAGCTGTTGCCGCTGCGGTTTATTCCTTCCGGTATTGCATGCTCTCCGACCTAGGCGAGGTACTGCGTCAGATACATGATGATGTGAAACGCACCCGTGGCCTGGTAGGCACTGCAGCTGTGTACAGTCATAAGACCCTGACATGGAAGATCTGTGGTATAGGGAACATACATACGCGTATGCTGACAGCTGCCGCAGCCAGGACTCATCTTCCATACAATGGGATCATCGGGCATAACATCCCCCGTACTATTAATGAGCAGGAAGTAGTACATGAACCCGGAAAGGAACAGGTACTCGTTCTATGCTCCGACGGTTTAAGAACCCGCTGGGATATGATGAAGTACCCGGCCATTTTCAGGTATGATATGTCTGTACTGGCTGCTGCCCTCTATAAAGACAACGCGCGCAAAACGGATGATATGTCAGTAGTAATTGTTAAAGTAAAATAG
- a CDS encoding sensor histidine kinase has product MQEITRITLETDMDLVLVHKRIMKLGELAGLSLASQTTFATAVSEVSRHVIEYGYNAVLILAVKTDVKEPEQYLIAKVLDGNLNLTEKVNENLVYARRLVDSFSLERGDRGIEIMLEYRVPGVQKINNGRIRQWISSFNVELPVSPYDEIKRKNKQLQELAEKLKESETQYREVTNALPLMIFSLNNEGQIIYANSWMKSFTGYDIHQLNENSWPLVLREKVFEKAWEYWQRQRGTNKAIRKEVELKNHATQEYIWHLLSLAPMVSESGKTMYWIGSLVDIHAQKVMEQTLRDNKELQETKLLLEEKIRELNRSNQELEQFAYAASHDLQEPLRKIVYYSDYLSRYYAEVIDERGKLYFGNMMGASQRMTQLIHDLLNFSRIYRENLQLVRTDMNVLVTEAMNDLDVVIKAKSARIEVAPLPVISVYPTQMRQLFHNILSNALKFSDERRPPEVKVYAIMGEKQVQLTVEDNGVGFEEKYLDKMFSLFQRLHSREKYAGTGIGLAMCKKIADLHNGSITASSIPGLGAKFVLTLPLVA; this is encoded by the coding sequence ATGCAGGAAATAACCCGGATCACCCTGGAAACTGATATGGACCTGGTGCTGGTACACAAACGTATCATGAAACTGGGAGAGCTGGCCGGACTATCGCTTGCATCGCAGACCACCTTTGCCACTGCCGTGTCTGAGGTATCAAGACATGTCATCGAGTATGGATACAATGCCGTTCTTATACTGGCTGTCAAAACCGATGTAAAGGAACCGGAACAGTATCTCATCGCAAAAGTGCTGGATGGGAATCTGAATCTTACAGAGAAGGTCAATGAGAACCTGGTGTATGCAAGGAGGCTCGTTGACAGCTTCTCACTTGAGCGTGGAGACAGGGGAATTGAAATTATGCTGGAGTACCGGGTGCCCGGTGTCCAGAAGATCAACAACGGCCGGATCCGGCAGTGGATATCGTCTTTCAATGTGGAATTGCCGGTGTCTCCCTACGATGAGATAAAACGTAAGAACAAACAGTTACAGGAACTGGCGGAAAAATTAAAGGAAAGCGAAACACAGTACAGGGAAGTGACCAATGCCCTGCCATTGATGATATTCAGTCTCAATAACGAAGGTCAGATCATTTATGCTAATAGCTGGATGAAATCGTTTACTGGTTATGATATTCATCAATTGAACGAAAACAGCTGGCCCCTGGTGCTTCGTGAGAAGGTCTTCGAGAAAGCCTGGGAATACTGGCAAAGGCAACGGGGCACGAACAAGGCTATCAGGAAGGAAGTAGAGTTAAAAAATCATGCAACGCAGGAATACATCTGGCATCTGCTTTCCCTCGCGCCCATGGTCAGTGAAAGTGGAAAAACGATGTACTGGATAGGCTCCCTGGTGGATATTCATGCGCAAAAGGTCATGGAACAGACGTTAAGGGACAACAAAGAACTGCAGGAAACAAAGCTGCTGCTGGAAGAAAAGATCCGGGAGCTGAACCGGAGCAACCAGGAACTGGAGCAGTTTGCGTACGCAGCATCGCACGACCTGCAGGAGCCATTGCGGAAGATCGTTTATTACAGCGACTATCTGAGCAGGTATTATGCAGAGGTGATAGACGAGCGCGGTAAGCTTTATTTTGGCAATATGATGGGCGCCAGTCAGCGGATGACGCAGTTGATCCACGATCTGCTGAACTTCTCCAGGATCTACAGGGAGAACCTTCAACTGGTAAGAACTGATATGAACGTACTGGTTACAGAAGCCATGAACGACCTGGACGTAGTTATAAAAGCGAAAAGCGCACGCATAGAGGTGGCACCACTGCCGGTAATATCCGTATATCCGACGCAGATGCGCCAGTTGTTCCACAACATCCTGTCGAACGCGCTCAAGTTCTCTGACGAGCGGCGGCCACCGGAAGTCAAGGTGTATGCAATAATGGGAGAAAAACAGGTCCAATTGACAGTTGAGGATAACGGCGTGGGGTTTGAAGAGAAATACCTGGATAAAATGTTCAGCTTATTCCAACGTTTACATTCACGTGAAAAATACGCAGGCACTGGTATAGGACTTGCCATGTGTAAAAAGATCGCAGATCTGCACAACGGGTCCATTACCGCCAGCAGTATCCCGGGACTGGGCGCAAAGTTCGTGCTGACCTTACCATTGGTGGCATAA
- a CDS encoding response regulator, giving the protein MENIVKILLADDDLEDRFIMQDAFNAINLPEVPLLVEDGEKVLEYLASTQASAGTMPSLVVLDLNMPRLSGTQTLRELKNLEVYRDIPVIIFSSSLNVIEMHECKQLGALSYMVKPFTYEEYLLSAQHFYDFCLKKHSFPEFNNLINNFK; this is encoded by the coding sequence ATGGAGAATATTGTGAAGATATTATTGGCAGACGATGACCTCGAAGACAGGTTCATCATGCAGGATGCCTTTAATGCGATCAATCTGCCGGAGGTACCCCTGCTGGTAGAAGATGGAGAAAAGGTACTGGAATATCTTGCTAGCACACAGGCAAGCGCAGGTACTATGCCTTCTCTTGTGGTGCTCGATCTGAATATGCCACGGCTCAGTGGTACGCAGACATTGCGGGAGCTGAAAAACCTGGAAGTCTACAGGGACATTCCGGTGATCATTTTCTCTTCTTCCCTCAATGTGATAGAAATGCATGAGTGTAAACAACTGGGGGCTTTGTCGTATATGGTAAAACCATTTACTTATGAAGAGTACCTTTTGTCGGCGCAGCATTTTTATGATTTCTGCCTGAAGAAGCATTCCTTCCCTGAGTTCAACAATCTCATAAACAATTTCAAGTGA
- the tilS gene encoding tRNA lysidine(34) synthetase TilS has product MDLLTGFIAFIDKERLFTRDQSMLLAVSGGVDSVVMAHLFKAAGFNFSIAHCNFQLRGEESLRDEAFVEDLAASLQVPFHQVRFDTTAHTASHRVSIQVAARQLRYEWLEQTRVTAACNYIVTAHHMQDSAETVLMNLSKGTGIAGLHGILPKQGHLVRPLLFAQKADIQAYATEHHIAFVEDSSNITVKYTRNFFRHKVIPVIQEAYPGVVANIAGSITRFREAEILYAQSVETHIKRLVEQKGNMYMIPVLKLQKTVPLQTVAWEIFRQYGCSPAQLPQVLELLDSSSGKLVETGTHRIIRDRQWLLITPLAEEEAPVIVIEKDRTAVAMAGGLLKLKTSARKDTTTIPAAAHIACLDKHALQYPLILRKWKQGDYFYPLGMRKKKKLSRFFIDQKLSLPRKENTWVLESAKRIVWIVGLRIDDRFKITDQTKELLTIEWETL; this is encoded by the coding sequence ATGGATTTACTGACAGGATTTATTGCATTTATAGACAAAGAGCGGCTCTTCACGCGCGACCAGTCAATGCTGCTGGCCGTCAGTGGGGGAGTGGACTCCGTAGTGATGGCGCATCTTTTCAAAGCGGCGGGATTTAATTTTTCCATTGCCCATTGTAATTTTCAGCTGAGAGGAGAAGAATCCCTGCGCGATGAGGCCTTCGTGGAAGACCTGGCAGCCAGCCTGCAGGTGCCGTTTCACCAGGTACGGTTTGATACAACGGCGCATACTGCATCGCATCGTGTATCCATCCAGGTAGCTGCACGGCAACTGCGCTATGAATGGCTGGAACAGACCCGGGTGACAGCCGCCTGCAATTATATTGTAACGGCCCATCATATGCAGGACAGCGCAGAGACTGTACTGATGAACCTTAGCAAAGGTACCGGCATTGCCGGCCTTCATGGCATCCTGCCTAAACAGGGACATCTTGTACGCCCCCTGTTATTTGCACAGAAAGCAGATATACAGGCCTACGCCACCGAACATCATATTGCGTTCGTGGAAGACAGCTCCAATATCACTGTCAAATATACACGCAATTTTTTCAGGCATAAGGTGATTCCCGTCATACAGGAAGCTTATCCTGGTGTGGTTGCCAATATCGCTGGCAGCATTACACGTTTTCGCGAAGCGGAGATATTATACGCACAATCGGTCGAAACACATATCAAAAGACTGGTGGAGCAGAAGGGGAACATGTACATGATACCCGTGCTGAAACTGCAGAAGACCGTTCCCCTGCAAACAGTTGCCTGGGAAATATTCAGGCAATATGGCTGCTCGCCGGCACAGTTGCCTCAGGTGCTTGAACTGCTGGACAGCAGTTCCGGGAAACTGGTGGAGACAGGTACACACCGAATTATCCGCGACAGGCAATGGTTGCTGATCACACCCCTGGCGGAAGAGGAGGCGCCCGTCATCGTGATTGAAAAAGACCGTACCGCCGTAGCCATGGCAGGTGGCCTGCTCAAACTAAAGACCAGCGCAAGAAAGGATACTACCACTATACCTGCGGCTGCGCATATAGCCTGCCTGGACAAACATGCGCTGCAATATCCCTTAATACTCAGGAAATGGAAACAGGGCGATTATTTTTACCCGCTGGGTATGCGGAAGAAAAAGAAGCTGAGCCGCTTTTTTATTGATCAGAAATTGTCGCTTCCCCGGAAGGAGAACACCTGGGTACTTGAATCTGCGAAGCGGATAGTGTGGATAGTGGGGTTGCGGATAGATGACAGGTTTAAGATCACCGACCAGACAAAAGAACTTCTCACAATAGAGTGGGAGACCCTTTAA
- a CDS encoding tetratricopeptide repeat protein, which produces MDRIARIKEFLKDSPNDSFLKHALALEYIKIGDDSAARSLFEELLAYEPGYVGSYYHLGRLLERAGLLQEAMAIFEKGMEMAKAANDRHAYNELQAALDDLI; this is translated from the coding sequence ATGGATAGAATAGCCAGGATAAAGGAATTTCTTAAAGACAGCCCGAATGACAGCTTCCTTAAGCATGCGCTGGCCCTTGAATATATCAAGATCGGCGATGACAGCGCCGCCAGGTCACTGTTTGAAGAGTTACTGGCCTACGAGCCAGGCTATGTAGGTTCTTACTATCACCTGGGCCGCCTCCTGGAACGGGCGGGTCTTCTGCAGGAAGCCATGGCCATATTTGAAAAAGGTATGGAGATGGCCAAAGCTGCAAATGACAGGCACGCTTATAATGAATTACAGGCTGCACTGGATGATCTCATTTAA
- a CDS encoding electron transfer flavoprotein subunit beta/FixA family protein — protein sequence MKILVCISKTPDTTAKIAFTDNNTKFNEAGVQFIINPYDEWYALVRALELKETLGATVHLVTAGGPDTEPIIRKALALGGDEAYRINTDSQDSFYIATQIAEHARKQGYDLIFTGKETIDYNGAAIGGMVAELLDLPYVSIAAKFELNGTEATINREIEGGEEIVKVTLPVVVSCQKGMAEQRIPGMRGIMAARTKPLAVVEPVAADALTSVAGFELPPAKAGVKLISPDNVDELVKLLHDEAKVI from the coding sequence ATGAAGATTTTAGTTTGTATCAGTAAAACTCCGGACACGACTGCAAAAATAGCTTTCACAGACAACAACACGAAATTCAATGAAGCGGGTGTACAGTTCATCATTAACCCCTACGATGAATGGTATGCCCTGGTCCGCGCTTTAGAATTGAAGGAAACCCTGGGGGCTACCGTACACCTGGTTACCGCCGGTGGTCCTGATACGGAGCCTATCATCCGCAAGGCGCTGGCTCTCGGCGGAGACGAGGCATACCGCATCAACACAGATAGCCAGGACAGTTTCTATATCGCAACACAGATCGCGGAACATGCCCGCAAACAGGGCTATGACCTGATCTTTACAGGTAAGGAAACCATCGATTATAATGGCGCCGCCATCGGAGGTATGGTAGCTGAACTGCTGGATCTTCCCTATGTATCTATCGCAGCAAAATTCGAGCTGAATGGTACTGAAGCAACCATCAATCGCGAAATAGAGGGTGGAGAAGAGATCGTGAAGGTAACACTGCCCGTTGTTGTATCCTGCCAGAAAGGAATGGCAGAACAGCGTATTCCCGGCATGCGTGGTATCATGGCCGCCCGCACGAAACCGCTGGCAGTGGTAGAACCTGTTGCAGCAGATGCGCTGACAAGCGTTGCCGGTTTTGAACTGCCGCCGGCAAAAGCAGGCGTAAAACTCATCAGCCCCGATAATGTGGATGAGTTGGTGAAATTACTGCATGATGAAGCAAAAGTGATCTGA
- a CDS encoding electron transfer flavoprotein subunit alpha/FixB family protein, giving the protein MSVLIFADQAHGKIKKVAFEAVQYGAKVAQQLGTTATALVLGTAANEELEALGNYGAGKVLHVADARLNEVEGSVFTKIIADAVAQEAAQVVIFPHNFDGKAVAPRVAARLKAGFVSGAVSLPDTSNGFVVKKSVFSGKAFANVNINTAVKVIAVMPNTFALEPTAAKAAVAAFSPAISDADFRVKVSSVQTVSGEIPLTEADIVVSGGRGLKGPENWGLVEDLAKSLGAATACSRPVADTGWRPHHEHVGQTGLTVRPNLYIAIGISGAIQHLAGVNGSKVIVVINKDPEAPFFKAADYGIVGDAFEVVPKLTAAIKQMK; this is encoded by the coding sequence ATGTCAGTTTTAATATTCGCAGATCAGGCTCACGGTAAGATAAAAAAAGTAGCATTCGAAGCAGTACAATATGGCGCAAAAGTGGCACAGCAACTGGGCACTACAGCTACTGCACTGGTGCTGGGAACAGCGGCCAATGAAGAATTGGAGGCATTAGGCAACTATGGCGCCGGCAAAGTACTGCATGTTGCAGATGCGCGGCTGAACGAAGTGGAAGGCAGCGTATTCACAAAGATCATTGCCGATGCGGTAGCCCAGGAAGCCGCACAGGTGGTGATATTCCCGCATAATTTTGATGGTAAGGCCGTGGCGCCGCGTGTAGCCGCCCGTCTGAAGGCCGGCTTCGTATCCGGCGCAGTTTCCCTGCCCGATACCAGCAATGGCTTTGTGGTAAAGAAAAGCGTATTTTCCGGCAAGGCATTTGCCAATGTTAATATCAACACGGCAGTGAAGGTGATCGCTGTTATGCCCAACACCTTCGCGCTGGAACCTACAGCCGCAAAAGCAGCTGTAGCAGCCTTCTCTCCTGCAATCAGCGATGCAGATTTCAGGGTGAAGGTAAGCAGTGTGCAGACAGTGAGCGGAGAAATACCGCTTACAGAAGCAGACATTGTAGTGAGTGGCGGCCGGGGCCTTAAAGGACCGGAAAACTGGGGACTGGTGGAAGATCTGGCGAAATCGCTGGGTGCAGCCACAGCTTGCTCCCGCCCCGTGGCAGATACCGGCTGGCGCCCGCATCATGAGCACGTAGGACAAACAGGGTTAACTGTACGGCCCAATCTATATATCGCGATCGGTATTTCCGGCGCTATCCAACACCTGGCCGGGGTAAACGGCAGTAAGGTGATCGTGGTCATCAATAAAGACCCGGAAGCGCCTTTCTTTAAAGCAGCTGATTATGGTATTGTAGGGGATGCCTTTGAGGTAGTGCCCAAATTAACTGCTGCCATAAAGCAGATGAAGTAA